One region of Thunnus thynnus chromosome 14, fThuThy2.1, whole genome shotgun sequence genomic DNA includes:
- the ubtd1a gene encoding ubiquitin domain-containing protein 1a isoform X1, which produces MWQANCRRMHNLADWISGTVMGGCVGRSRTDGQGSARSSTRSKKRGGRNEPLKKERPKWKSEYPMTEGQLRSKRDEFWDTAPAFDGRKEIWDALRAAALAAECNDLELAQAIVDGACITLPHGSLTESYDELGNRYQLPAYTLAPPVNLISETSSENKVTESTQKQAQHLPCRQEFQLRVRLSTGEDVRLTASMADSIAELKKQLEEQEEIDVSRQRWFFSGKLLTDKTRLQDTKIQKDFVVQVIVNMNPPN; this is translated from the exons ATGTGGCAAGCAAACTGCAGACGAATGCATAATCTAGCAGACTGGATTTCTG GCACAGTGATGGGAGGCTGTGTGGGGAGGAGTAGGACAGATGGACAAGGGAGTGCCCGAAGCTCAACAAGGAGCAAAAAACGTGGAG GACGCAATGAGCCTCTCAAGAAGGAGCGCCCAAAATGGAAGAGCGAGTATCCGATGACGGAGGGCCAGCTGAGGAGTAAGAGGGACGAGTTTTGGGACACTGCTCCGGCCTTTGATGGACGCAAGGAGATCTGGGACGCACTCAGAGCAGCAGCGCTGGCTGCAGAGTGCAATGACCTGGAGCTAGCACAGGCCATAGTGGACGGAGCCTGCATTACTCTGCCACATG GCTCTCTCACAGAGAGTTATGATGAACTGGGCAACCGCTACCAGCTCCCAGCGTACACTTTAGCCCCGCCTGTCAACCTCATCTCTGAAACATCCAGTGAGAACAAAGTCACTGAATCCACACAAAAACAAGCTCAACATCTTCCGTGCAGACAAGAGTTCCAGTTGCGGGTGCGATTGTCAacag GAGAGGATGTGCGTCTGACAGCCAGCATGGCGGACTCCATCGCTGAGCTGAAAAAGCAGTtggaggaacaagaagaaatTGACGTGTCCCGCCAGAGGTGGTTCTTTTCGGGGAAACTCCTGACTGACAAGACTCGTCTGCAAGACACCAAAATCCAGAAAGACTTTGTCGTCCAAGTGATTGTCAATATGAACCCTCCTAACTGa
- the ubtd1a gene encoding ubiquitin domain-containing protein 1a isoform X2 yields MGVPNSREYNYYHAPNTPFKILLKRRNEPLKKERPKWKSEYPMTEGQLRSKRDEFWDTAPAFDGRKEIWDALRAAALAAECNDLELAQAIVDGACITLPHGSLTESYDELGNRYQLPAYTLAPPVNLISETSSENKVTESTQKQAQHLPCRQEFQLRVRLSTGEDVRLTASMADSIAELKKQLEEQEEIDVSRQRWFFSGKLLTDKTRLQDTKIQKDFVVQVIVNMNPPN; encoded by the exons ATGGGAGTACCTAATTCCAGGGAATACAACTACTATCATGCTCCAAATACACCCTTTAAGATTCTGCTGAAAA GACGCAATGAGCCTCTCAAGAAGGAGCGCCCAAAATGGAAGAGCGAGTATCCGATGACGGAGGGCCAGCTGAGGAGTAAGAGGGACGAGTTTTGGGACACTGCTCCGGCCTTTGATGGACGCAAGGAGATCTGGGACGCACTCAGAGCAGCAGCGCTGGCTGCAGAGTGCAATGACCTGGAGCTAGCACAGGCCATAGTGGACGGAGCCTGCATTACTCTGCCACATG GCTCTCTCACAGAGAGTTATGATGAACTGGGCAACCGCTACCAGCTCCCAGCGTACACTTTAGCCCCGCCTGTCAACCTCATCTCTGAAACATCCAGTGAGAACAAAGTCACTGAATCCACACAAAAACAAGCTCAACATCTTCCGTGCAGACAAGAGTTCCAGTTGCGGGTGCGATTGTCAacag GAGAGGATGTGCGTCTGACAGCCAGCATGGCGGACTCCATCGCTGAGCTGAAAAAGCAGTtggaggaacaagaagaaatTGACGTGTCCCGCCAGAGGTGGTTCTTTTCGGGGAAACTCCTGACTGACAAGACTCGTCTGCAAGACACCAAAATCCAGAAAGACTTTGTCGTCCAAGTGATTGTCAATATGAACCCTCCTAACTGa
- the zdhhc16a gene encoding palmitoyltransferase ZDHHC16A isoform X1, with protein sequence MRWCPSSILHLLRCVRLRLCTRRGKNRLPLWIRELSAYMKLLVQSLYFNSLTDSDVIFDSVFEPVFWTVDYVTRWFGLVFVCLVVILTSSIVVIAYVVLLPLVLNTYSPPWIAWHVCYGHWNLIMIAFHYYKAAKTSPGAPPTEKNDIPFVAVCKKCIMPKPARTHHCGICNTCILKMDHHCPWLNNCVGHFNHRYFFSFCLFMTLGCVYCSISGRNLFLDAYNALERFKHLDVEKPGVPVTGMGLLIGLLPPGQTHYQTAAPPYTFKDKMIHKSIIYMWVLTSTVGVALGALTVWHAVLISRGETSIERHINSKETQRLAKRGRVYKNPFNYGRLNNWKIFFGVEKTSHWVTRVLLPSGHAPHGDGLTWDIFSVKKDLIPV encoded by the exons ATGCGGTGGTGTCCTAGCTCTATTCTCCACCTGCTGCGCTGTGTGCGGTTGCGGTTGTGTACCAGGAGAGGAAAGAACAGGCTGCCTTTGTGGATAAGGGAACTATCGGCCTACATGAAACTACTGGTGCAGTCACTGTACTTTAACTCCCTCACAGACTCGGATGTGATTTTTGATTCAGTCTTTGAACCAGTGTTTTGGACTGTGGATTATGTCACCCGCTGGTTTGGCctg GTGTTTGTTTGCCTGGTGGTGATACTGACCAGCTCCATCGTGGTGATAGCCTATGTCGTCCTCCTGCCTCTGGTACTCAACACTTACTCCCCTCCATGGATCGCTTGGCATGTTTGTTATGGACATTGGAACCTCATCATGATTGCTTTTCATTACTACAAGGCCGCCAAGACCTCCCCTGGGGCCCCGCCTACA gAGAAAAATGACATTCCGTTTGTAGCTGTCTGCAAAAAATGCATCATGCCCAAACCAGCAAGAACACACCACTGTGGTATCTGTAACAC GTGCATTCTGAAAATGGACCATCATTGTC CTTGGTTGAATAACTGCGTGGGACATTTCAACCACCGTTACTTCTTCTCCTTTTGTCTCTTCATGACCTTGGGCTGTGTCTACTGTAGCATCAGTGGCAGAAACTTGTTCCTAGACGCATACAATGCTCTTGAG CGCTTTAAGCATTTGGATGTGGAAAAACCAGGGGTACCAGTAACAGGGATGGGACTTCTTATAGGGCTCCTCCCTCCTGGCCAG aCTCACTATCAGACAGCTGCACCTCCATACACCTTTAAGGATAAGATGATTCACAAGAGCATCATCTACATGTGGGTGCTTACCAG CACAGTGGGTGTGGCACTAGGAGCTTTGACCGTTTGGCATGCAGTTCTCATATCCAGAGGAGAGACCAGCATAGAAAGACACATTAACAGCAAAGAAACACAGCGACTGGCCAAACGGGGAAGG GTATACAAAAACCCGTTCAATTATGGCAGGTTGAATAACTGGAAAATCTTCTTCGGTGTGGAAAAGACAAG TCACTGGGTGACACGTGTCCttcttccctccggtcatgcccCACATGGTGATGGATTGACGTGGGACATCTTCTCAGTTAAAAAGGACTTGATACCCGTATGA
- the zdhhc16a gene encoding palmitoyltransferase ZDHHC16A isoform X2, producing the protein MRWCPSSILHLLRCVRLRLCTRRGKNRLPLWIRELSAYMKLLVQSLYFNSLTDSDVIFDSVFEPVFWTVDYVTRWFGLVFVCLVVILTSSIVVIAYVVLLPLVLNTYSPPWIAWHVCYGHWNLIMIAFHYYKAAKTSPGAPPTEKNDIPFVAVCKKCIMPKPARTHHCGICNTCILKMDHHCPWLNNCVGHFNHRYFFSFCLFMTLGCVYCSISGRNLFLDAYNALETHYQTAAPPYTFKDKMIHKSIIYMWVLTSTVGVALGALTVWHAVLISRGETSIERHINSKETQRLAKRGRVYKNPFNYGRLNNWKIFFGVEKTSHWVTRVLLPSGHAPHGDGLTWDIFSVKKDLIPV; encoded by the exons ATGCGGTGGTGTCCTAGCTCTATTCTCCACCTGCTGCGCTGTGTGCGGTTGCGGTTGTGTACCAGGAGAGGAAAGAACAGGCTGCCTTTGTGGATAAGGGAACTATCGGCCTACATGAAACTACTGGTGCAGTCACTGTACTTTAACTCCCTCACAGACTCGGATGTGATTTTTGATTCAGTCTTTGAACCAGTGTTTTGGACTGTGGATTATGTCACCCGCTGGTTTGGCctg GTGTTTGTTTGCCTGGTGGTGATACTGACCAGCTCCATCGTGGTGATAGCCTATGTCGTCCTCCTGCCTCTGGTACTCAACACTTACTCCCCTCCATGGATCGCTTGGCATGTTTGTTATGGACATTGGAACCTCATCATGATTGCTTTTCATTACTACAAGGCCGCCAAGACCTCCCCTGGGGCCCCGCCTACA gAGAAAAATGACATTCCGTTTGTAGCTGTCTGCAAAAAATGCATCATGCCCAAACCAGCAAGAACACACCACTGTGGTATCTGTAACAC GTGCATTCTGAAAATGGACCATCATTGTC CTTGGTTGAATAACTGCGTGGGACATTTCAACCACCGTTACTTCTTCTCCTTTTGTCTCTTCATGACCTTGGGCTGTGTCTACTGTAGCATCAGTGGCAGAAACTTGTTCCTAGACGCATACAATGCTCTTGAG aCTCACTATCAGACAGCTGCACCTCCATACACCTTTAAGGATAAGATGATTCACAAGAGCATCATCTACATGTGGGTGCTTACCAG CACAGTGGGTGTGGCACTAGGAGCTTTGACCGTTTGGCATGCAGTTCTCATATCCAGAGGAGAGACCAGCATAGAAAGACACATTAACAGCAAAGAAACACAGCGACTGGCCAAACGGGGAAGG GTATACAAAAACCCGTTCAATTATGGCAGGTTGAATAACTGGAAAATCTTCTTCGGTGTGGAAAAGACAAG TCACTGGGTGACACGTGTCCttcttccctccggtcatgcccCACATGGTGATGGATTGACGTGGGACATCTTCTCAGTTAAAAAGGACTTGATACCCGTATGA
- the mettl18 gene encoding histidine protein methyltransferase 1 homolog, whose translation MSFCFNFDVHAETTNPGDLDGNELRKGKNDHTDKSTEDNTKPAEPVKEAKEHHPPPDPHLILADVVCETVTIGILPPLHFLNETIFEKTVSEREDEEKILSRTTEQRSDLISGLYEGGLKVWECTYDLLELIEKDGETFGGKAVLDLGCGAGLLGILALKRGARQVHFQDYNSTVIEQLTVPNVILNCQEDDVDSEDDIEGRGKGKIQEVDSCKTKAKEELKEGNPPPKKRAVDPSLHPLLARCHFFSGDWSTFLTLVLKKDPPPKYDIIFTSETIYNTAYYPALHEALRKLLAADGLVYLATKSHYFGVGGGLHLFETFVEERGIFSMDHLWDSEEGLQRHVVVLRFKKDT comes from the exons atgtcattttgttttaacttcGACGTGCACGCAGAAACAACAAACCCAGGCGACTTGGATGGAAATGAATTGCGAAAGGGAAAAAACGACCATACTGATAAATCT ACGGAAGACAATACCAAACCAGCAGAGCCAGTAAAAGAGGCCAAAGAGCACCATCCACCACCTGACCCACATCTCATCCTTGCGGATGTCGTCTGTGAAACAGTCACCATTGGaattctccctcctctccacttCCTCAATGAGACAATTTTTGAGAAgactgtgtcagagagagaggatgaggagaaaatTCTTTCCCGCACTACGGAGCAGAGGTCTGATCTCATCTCTGGCTTGTACGAGGGAGGGCTGAAGGTGTGGGAGTGCACTTACGACCTTCTGGAGCTGATTGAGAAAGACGGAGAGACCTTTGGGGGGAAGGCGGTTTTGGATTTGGGCTGCGGTGCGGGGCTGCTGGGGATATTGGCTCTGAAGAGAGGAGCCAGGCAGGTCCACTTCCAAGACTATAACAGTACAGTTATTGAACAGCTCACGGTGCCAAATGTAATACTAAACTGCCAAGAGGATGATGTTGACAGCGAAGATGACATAGAAGGGAGGGGAAAGGGAAAAATCCAGGAGGTGGATTCTTGTAAAACAAAGGCGAAAGAAGAACTAAAAGAAGGCAACCCACCTCCTAAGAAAAGAGCTGTTGACCCATCCCTGCATCCACTACTAGCCAGGTGCCATTTCTTCTCTGGTGACTGGAGCACATTTCTTACTCTGGTTCTAAAGAAAGACCCGCCACCAAAATACGACATCATCTTCACCTCAGAGACTATCTACAACACCGCATACTACCCTGCTCTACATGAGGCCCTTCGCAAACTGCTGGCAGCAGACGGACTGGTCTACCTCGCCACCAAATCCCACTACTTTGGTGTAGGTGGTGGGCTGCACCTGTTTGAGACGTTTGTGGAGGAGAGGGGTATTTTCTCCATGGATCACCTGTGGGATAGTGAAGAAGGACTTCAGAGACATGTAGTAGTCCTACGTTTTAAAAAGGACACTTAA
- the sufu gene encoding suppressor of fused homolog isoform X2 has translation MSNRLSGAQRPGITTLVRGRGMDEVRPTSGAQAHGLVSLFPPGLQAIYGECRRLYPEQANPLQVTAIVKYWLGGPDPLDYISMYRNVGCPAQDIQEHWHYVSFGLSDLYGDNRVHEFAGVDKPSGFGFELTFRLKREVGETAPPTWPAELMQGLARYVFQSENTFCSGDHVSWHSPLDNSESRIQHMLLTEDPQMQPIQTPFGAVSFLQIVGVCTEELQAAQQWNGQGILELMRGVRVAGGPWLITDMRRGETIFDIDPHLQERVDQGIETEGSNLSGVSAKCVWDDLSRPPEDEEDSRSICIGSQPRRLSDKDTEQIRETLRKGLEFNSKAALPPINSQRQGHERPQSRKDSLESESSAAIVPHELVRTRQLESVHLKFNQESGTLLPLCLRGRLLHGRHFTFKSINGDTAITFVSTGVEGAFATEEHPYAAHGPWLQILLTEEFVEQMLGDLQELNTREETKLPKEYSWPEKKLKISVLPDSVFDNPLQ, from the exons ATGAGCAACAGGCTGAGTGGAGCACAACGACCAGG AATAACCACGTTAGTTCGAGGCCGTGGCATGGATGAAGTACGGCCTACCAGTGGTGCTCAAGCCCATGGGCTAGTGTCGCTGTTTCCCCCGGGACTGCAGGCTATCTACGGGGAATGTCGGCGACTTTACCCCGAGCAGGCCAACCCGCTTCAAGTTACAGCCATTGTAAAATATTG GTTAGGGGGTCCCGACCCTCTGGACTACATCAGTATGTACAGGAATGTGGGCTGTCCAGCCCAGGACATCCAGGAGCATTGGCACTATGTGAGCTTTGGACTGAGTGACCTGTATGGGGACAACAGAGTTCACGA attCGCAGGGGTAGACAAACCCAGTGGGTTTGGCTTTGAGCTCACCTTTAGACTCAAACGAGAGGTGGGAGAGACGGCGCCACCAACCTGGCCCGCTGAACTCATGCAAGGCTTGGCTCGCTATGTGTTCCAGTCAG aaaacacattttgtagTGGCGACCATGTATCGTGGCACAGTCCCCTAGACAACAGTGAGTCTCGCATCCAGCATATGTTGCTTACAGAGGACCCACAGATGCAACCAATTCAAACTCCATTTGGCGCCGTGAGCTTTCTCCAG ATTGTGGGTGTATGTACAGAGGAGCTACAGGCGGCCCAGCAGTGGAACGGCCAAGGCATTTTGGAGCTTATGCGTGGAGTCCGAGT AGCTGGTGGCCCCTGGCTAATCACAGACATGAGGAGAGGGGAGACCATTTTCGACATTGACCCACACCTACAA GAGAGAGTGGACCAGGGTATTGAGACAGAGGGCTCCAACCTGAGCGGGGTCAGCGCCAAGTGTGTGTGGGACGATCTGAGTCGACCGccagaggatgaggaggacagcCGATCCATCTGCATAGGATCACAGCCACGGAGGCTCTCGGACAAAG acacagagcagatcaGGGAGACACTGAGGAAAGGACTGGAGTTTAACAGCAAGGCAGCACTACCACCCATCAACAGCCAGAGACAGGGCCACGAGAGACCTCA GAGTCGAAAGGACAGTTTGGAGAGTGAGAGCTCGGCAGCCATTGTTCCTCATGAGTTGGTCCGAACACGACAGTTGGAAAGCGTCCATCTGAAATTCAACCAGGAGTCAGGCACACTGCTGCCCCTCTGCCTGCG GGGCCGGTTGCTCCATGGGAGACACTTTACTTTCAAGAGTATCAATGGAGACACAGCCATTACATTTGTGTCTACTGGAGTTGAGGGAGCTTTTGCTACTGAAGAGCATCCATATGCAGCCCATGGCCCCTGGcttcag ATATTGTTGACTGAAGAGTTTGTGGAGCAGATGCTCGGGGATTTACAGGAACTTAACACTCGTGAGGAG acAAAGTTACCAAAGGAGTACAGTTGGCCAGAAAAGAAGCTGAAGATCTCTGTCTTACCAGACTCTGTGTTTGATAACCCACTGCAATGA
- the sufu gene encoding suppressor of fused homolog isoform X1 has product MSNRLSGAQRPGITTLVRGRGMDEVRPTSGAQAHGLVSLFPPGLQAIYGECRRLYPEQANPLQVTAIVKYWLGGPDPLDYISMYRNVGCPAQDIQEHWHYVSFGLSDLYGDNRVHEFAGVDKPSGFGFELTFRLKREVGETAPPTWPAELMQGLARYVFQSENTFCSGDHVSWHSPLDNSESRIQHMLLTEDPQMQPIQTPFGAVSFLQIVGVCTEELQAAQQWNGQGILELMRGVRVAGGPWLITDMRRGETIFDIDPHLQQERVDQGIETEGSNLSGVSAKCVWDDLSRPPEDEEDSRSICIGSQPRRLSDKDTEQIRETLRKGLEFNSKAALPPINSQRQGHERPQSRKDSLESESSAAIVPHELVRTRQLESVHLKFNQESGTLLPLCLRGRLLHGRHFTFKSINGDTAITFVSTGVEGAFATEEHPYAAHGPWLQILLTEEFVEQMLGDLQELNTREETKLPKEYSWPEKKLKISVLPDSVFDNPLQ; this is encoded by the exons ATGAGCAACAGGCTGAGTGGAGCACAACGACCAGG AATAACCACGTTAGTTCGAGGCCGTGGCATGGATGAAGTACGGCCTACCAGTGGTGCTCAAGCCCATGGGCTAGTGTCGCTGTTTCCCCCGGGACTGCAGGCTATCTACGGGGAATGTCGGCGACTTTACCCCGAGCAGGCCAACCCGCTTCAAGTTACAGCCATTGTAAAATATTG GTTAGGGGGTCCCGACCCTCTGGACTACATCAGTATGTACAGGAATGTGGGCTGTCCAGCCCAGGACATCCAGGAGCATTGGCACTATGTGAGCTTTGGACTGAGTGACCTGTATGGGGACAACAGAGTTCACGA attCGCAGGGGTAGACAAACCCAGTGGGTTTGGCTTTGAGCTCACCTTTAGACTCAAACGAGAGGTGGGAGAGACGGCGCCACCAACCTGGCCCGCTGAACTCATGCAAGGCTTGGCTCGCTATGTGTTCCAGTCAG aaaacacattttgtagTGGCGACCATGTATCGTGGCACAGTCCCCTAGACAACAGTGAGTCTCGCATCCAGCATATGTTGCTTACAGAGGACCCACAGATGCAACCAATTCAAACTCCATTTGGCGCCGTGAGCTTTCTCCAG ATTGTGGGTGTATGTACAGAGGAGCTACAGGCGGCCCAGCAGTGGAACGGCCAAGGCATTTTGGAGCTTATGCGTGGAGTCCGAGT AGCTGGTGGCCCCTGGCTAATCACAGACATGAGGAGAGGGGAGACCATTTTCGACATTGACCCACACCTACAA CAGGAGAGAGTGGACCAGGGTATTGAGACAGAGGGCTCCAACCTGAGCGGGGTCAGCGCCAAGTGTGTGTGGGACGATCTGAGTCGACCGccagaggatgaggaggacagcCGATCCATCTGCATAGGATCACAGCCACGGAGGCTCTCGGACAAAG acacagagcagatcaGGGAGACACTGAGGAAAGGACTGGAGTTTAACAGCAAGGCAGCACTACCACCCATCAACAGCCAGAGACAGGGCCACGAGAGACCTCA GAGTCGAAAGGACAGTTTGGAGAGTGAGAGCTCGGCAGCCATTGTTCCTCATGAGTTGGTCCGAACACGACAGTTGGAAAGCGTCCATCTGAAATTCAACCAGGAGTCAGGCACACTGCTGCCCCTCTGCCTGCG GGGCCGGTTGCTCCATGGGAGACACTTTACTTTCAAGAGTATCAATGGAGACACAGCCATTACATTTGTGTCTACTGGAGTTGAGGGAGCTTTTGCTACTGAAGAGCATCCATATGCAGCCCATGGCCCCTGGcttcag ATATTGTTGACTGAAGAGTTTGTGGAGCAGATGCTCGGGGATTTACAGGAACTTAACACTCGTGAGGAG acAAAGTTACCAAAGGAGTACAGTTGGCCAGAAAAGAAGCTGAAGATCTCTGTCTTACCAGACTCTGTGTTTGATAACCCACTGCAATGA